From Moraxella sp. K1664, one genomic window encodes:
- a CDS encoding Nif3-like dinuclear metal center hexameric protein, translating into MSKNTPIIPTNLAKFCDDYLQASEFNDYCPNGLQVDADTPISRVITGVTACQALIDKAIEHNAQAILVHHGYFWKGEPAPLVGMKGKRIRTLLQHNISLIAYHLPLDAHPVIGNNAVLAGELGLTITGALYPHEKHPVGNVATCSPTTSADFAKKIEQVLGRTPLHISDDPNRTLTKIALCTGGAQDMITQAHAMGCQAFISGEASERTTHLARELGVDYFGAGHHATERGGIKALGEHLADVLGLDVVFVDIDNPV; encoded by the coding sequence ATGAGCAAAAACACCCCAATTATCCCTACCAATTTAGCAAAATTTTGCGATGACTATTTACAAGCAAGCGAATTTAACGACTATTGCCCCAACGGTCTGCAAGTCGATGCCGATACGCCCATCAGCAGGGTCATCACAGGCGTTACCGCTTGCCAAGCCTTGATAGATAAGGCGATAGAGCATAACGCCCAAGCGATATTGGTACATCATGGCTATTTTTGGAAAGGCGAGCCTGCTCCACTGGTCGGCATGAAAGGCAAACGCATTCGCACCCTGCTCCAACATAACATTTCACTCATCGCCTATCATCTGCCCCTTGATGCTCACCCTGTCATCGGCAATAATGCGGTGCTTGCCGGTGAGCTTGGCTTGACCATAACAGGGGCGTTATATCCCCATGAAAAACACCCTGTGGGTAATGTCGCCACCTGTTCGCCCACGACATCTGCCGATTTTGCCAAAAAAATCGAGCAAGTGTTGGGGCGTACACCCCTGCACATCAGCGATGACCCTAACCGCACCCTAACCAAAATCGCCCTATGCACAGGTGGCGCCCAAGACATGATAACCCAAGCTCATGCTATGGGTTGTCAGGCGTTTATCTCGGGGGAAGCGTCCGAGCGTACCACGCATTTGGCACGAGAGCTGGGCGTGGATTATTTTGGGGCGGGTCATCACGCAACCGAACGGGGCGGTATCAAGGCATTGGGCGAGCATTTGGCGGACGTGCTTGGGCTTGATGTGGTTTTTGTGGATATTGATAATCCTGTTTAA
- a CDS encoding IS110 family transposase, producing the protein MRLLKQTLHKQGKRQMIHYIGIDISKAKFDVAFINPSTNKVKTKVFNNNKAGFDLLLAWLKTNVSNHLDELHIILEATGVYHEHLSEFLDDNNIKQSIVNPNYVRKFADSLGVIHKTDKKDSIILSRYGYSHKPEVWVAPSIEAKQLKALLARLEALKEDLQREQNRQELLLSPNLPDLVKASMQTVISVLQEEIAKLTKDIDDFVDKQPSLKQDKTLLETIDGIGSVIAKEVVCLIHTKQFKKASQMASFLGLIPKQRQSGVFKGATKLSKQGQVSLRAKLYMSAMSAIRYNSTIKAFYERLQQNGKTKMQALCACMRKLVHICFGVIKTQTSFEQQVSLS; encoded by the coding sequence GTGCGTTTATTAAAACAGACACTGCATAAACAAGGCAAGAGACAGATGATACACTATATTGGCATAGACATCAGCAAAGCAAAGTTTGATGTTGCATTTATAAACCCAAGCACAAATAAAGTAAAAACCAAGGTTTTTAACAACAACAAAGCAGGCTTTGATTTACTGCTTGCTTGGTTAAAAACCAATGTCAGCAATCATCTTGATGAGCTACACATCATCCTAGAAGCAACAGGGGTTTATCATGAACACCTAAGTGAGTTTCTTGATGATAATAATATCAAGCAAAGCATTGTCAATCCTAACTATGTCCGCAAATTTGCAGACAGTTTGGGGGTAATCCATAAAACTGATAAAAAAGACAGCATTATTTTATCAAGGTATGGTTATAGCCACAAGCCTGAGGTTTGGGTAGCACCTAGCATTGAAGCCAAACAGCTAAAAGCTCTATTGGCTCGCTTAGAAGCACTCAAAGAAGATTTGCAACGAGAGCAAAACCGACAAGAGTTGCTCTTATCACCCAATCTGCCCGATTTGGTTAAAGCATCCATGCAAACAGTCATCAGTGTCCTTCAAGAGGAAATTGCCAAACTCACCAAAGACATTGATGACTTTGTTGACAAACAACCAAGTTTAAAGCAAGACAAAACCTTACTTGAAACCATTGACGGTATTGGTTCTGTTATTGCCAAAGAAGTGGTATGCTTAATACATACCAAACAATTTAAAAAAGCCTCACAGATGGCTTCGTTTTTAGGCTTAATACCCAAACAAAGACAGTCAGGTGTCTTTAAGGGAGCAACCAAACTGTCCAAACAAGGGCAAGTCTCTTTGCGTGCTAAGCTGTATATGTCTGCAATGAGTGCCATTCGTTATAATAGCACCATTAAGGCATTTTATGAACGATTACAACAAAACGGTAAAACCAAAATGCAAGCCTTATGTGCTTGTATGCGTAAATTGGTACATATCTGTTTTGGTGTTATCAAAACCCAAACATCCTTTGAGCAACAAGTATCTTTAAGTTAG